One Equus quagga isolate Etosha38 chromosome 5, UCLA_HA_Equagga_1.0, whole genome shotgun sequence genomic window carries:
- the LOC124238861 gene encoding interleukin-37-like isoform X3 — protein sequence MQKEQHLTIKSIKLMKCTIRDPNQQVLVLENGVLKAVPDKGTTTPETFYISTSQLSTTSIKKENHIFLAVSKGELCLHCDTVKDPEHPSLQLKKKNIKELNSLNGKESLPFTFLKEQIGSYFTLESAENHGYFIYTSNIPRQPVGVTKDLGKEKNTQFEFENTSVNLNVVQDGVYKLTTAKPCMTMEL from the exons ATGCAGAAGGAACAGC ATTTAACAATCAAATCTATAAAGTTAATGAAGTGTACTATTCGAGACCCAAACCAGCAAGTTCTTGTCCTAGAAAATGGGGTCCTCAAAGCAGTTCCAGACAAAGGCACCAcaaccccag AGACCTTTTATATATCAACTTCACAATTAAGTACAACTAgtatcaagaaagaaaatcatatttttttggCTGTCTCTAAAGGAGAGCTCTGTCTCCACTGCGACACAGTCAAAGATCCAGAGCATCCCTCTTTGCAACTAAAG AAAAAGAACATCAAAGAACTGAACTCACTGAACGGTAAGGAAAGTCTGCCCTTCACCTTCCTCAAGGAACAGATTGGCTCCTATTTCACCTTGGAGTCAGCTGAGAATCACGGATATTTCATCTACACCTCCAACATTCCCAGGCAACCTGTGGGAGTGACGAAAGAtctagggaaagaaaaaaacacacaatttgaatttgaaaatacCAGTGTGAATCTCAATGTAGTACAAGATGGAGTATACAAACTAACAACGGCCAAACCATGCATGACAATGGAACTCTAA
- the LOC124238861 gene encoding interleukin-37-like isoform X2: MSLAKKSMNPSQRQNRPPGDRPRPSFGGFQPLRYCFSDLTIKSIKLMKCTIRDPNQQVLVLENGVLKAVPDKGTTTPETFYISTSQLSTTSIKKENHIFLAVSKGELCLHCDTVKDPEHPSLQLKKKNIKELNSLNGKESLPFTFLKEQIGSYFTLESAENHGYFIYTSNIPRQPVGVTKDLGKEKNTQFEFENTSVNLNVVQDGVYKLTTAKPCMTMEL, from the exons ATGAGTCTTGCGAAGAAAAGCATGAATCCCAGCCAGAGACAGAAT AGGCCCCCTGGTGACAGACCTCGGCCTTCCTTCGGAGGCTTCCAGCCACTCAG GTACTGTTTTTCAGATTTAACAATCAAATCTATAAAGTTAATGAAGTGTACTATTCGAGACCCAAACCAGCAAGTTCTTGTCCTAGAAAATGGGGTCCTCAAAGCAGTTCCAGACAAAGGCACCAcaaccccag AGACCTTTTATATATCAACTTCACAATTAAGTACAACTAgtatcaagaaagaaaatcatatttttttggCTGTCTCTAAAGGAGAGCTCTGTCTCCACTGCGACACAGTCAAAGATCCAGAGCATCCCTCTTTGCAACTAAAG AAAAAGAACATCAAAGAACTGAACTCACTGAACGGTAAGGAAAGTCTGCCCTTCACCTTCCTCAAGGAACAGATTGGCTCCTATTTCACCTTGGAGTCAGCTGAGAATCACGGATATTTCATCTACACCTCCAACATTCCCAGGCAACCTGTGGGAGTGACGAAAGAtctagggaaagaaaaaaacacacaatttgaatttgaaaatacCAGTGTGAATCTCAATGTAGTACAAGATGGAGTATACAAACTAACAACGGCCAAACCATGCATGACAATGGAACTCTAA
- the LOC124238861 gene encoding interleukin-37-like isoform X4: protein MNTDHESCEEKHESQPETESRGPLVTDLGLPSEASSHSETFYISTSQLSTTSIKKENHIFLAVSKGELCLHCDTVKDPEHPSLQLKKKNIKELNSLNGKESLPFTFLKEQIGSYFTLESAENHGYFIYTSNIPRQPVGVTKDLGKEKNTQFEFENTSVNLNVVQDGVYKLTTAKPCMTMEL, encoded by the exons ATGAACACTGACCATGAGTCTTGCGAAGAAAAGCATGAATCCCAGCCAGAGACAGAAT CAAGAGGCCCCCTGGTGACAGACCTCGGCCTTCCTTCGGAGGCTTCCAGCCACTCAG AGACCTTTTATATATCAACTTCACAATTAAGTACAACTAgtatcaagaaagaaaatcatatttttttggCTGTCTCTAAAGGAGAGCTCTGTCTCCACTGCGACACAGTCAAAGATCCAGAGCATCCCTCTTTGCAACTAAAG AAAAAGAACATCAAAGAACTGAACTCACTGAACGGTAAGGAAAGTCTGCCCTTCACCTTCCTCAAGGAACAGATTGGCTCCTATTTCACCTTGGAGTCAGCTGAGAATCACGGATATTTCATCTACACCTCCAACATTCCCAGGCAACCTGTGGGAGTGACGAAAGAtctagggaaagaaaaaaacacacaatttgaatttgaaaatacCAGTGTGAATCTCAATGTAGTACAAGATGGAGTATACAAACTAACAACGGCCAAACCATGCATGACAATGGAACTCTAA
- the LOC124238861 gene encoding interleukin-37-like isoform X1: MNTDHESCEEKHESQPETESRGPLVTDLGLPSEASSHSDLTIKSIKLMKCTIRDPNQQVLVLENGVLKAVPDKGTTTPETFYISTSQLSTTSIKKENHIFLAVSKGELCLHCDTVKDPEHPSLQLKKKNIKELNSLNGKESLPFTFLKEQIGSYFTLESAENHGYFIYTSNIPRQPVGVTKDLGKEKNTQFEFENTSVNLNVVQDGVYKLTTAKPCMTMEL; encoded by the exons ATGAACACTGACCATGAGTCTTGCGAAGAAAAGCATGAATCCCAGCCAGAGACAGAAT CAAGAGGCCCCCTGGTGACAGACCTCGGCCTTCCTTCGGAGGCTTCCAGCCACTCAG ATTTAACAATCAAATCTATAAAGTTAATGAAGTGTACTATTCGAGACCCAAACCAGCAAGTTCTTGTCCTAGAAAATGGGGTCCTCAAAGCAGTTCCAGACAAAGGCACCAcaaccccag AGACCTTTTATATATCAACTTCACAATTAAGTACAACTAgtatcaagaaagaaaatcatatttttttggCTGTCTCTAAAGGAGAGCTCTGTCTCCACTGCGACACAGTCAAAGATCCAGAGCATCCCTCTTTGCAACTAAAG AAAAAGAACATCAAAGAACTGAACTCACTGAACGGTAAGGAAAGTCTGCCCTTCACCTTCCTCAAGGAACAGATTGGCTCCTATTTCACCTTGGAGTCAGCTGAGAATCACGGATATTTCATCTACACCTCCAACATTCCCAGGCAACCTGTGGGAGTGACGAAAGAtctagggaaagaaaaaaacacacaatttgaatttgaaaatacCAGTGTGAATCTCAATGTAGTACAAGATGGAGTATACAAACTAACAACGGCCAAACCATGCATGACAATGGAACTCTAA